The genomic segment ACACCAGGCAATCGGCCAGGCCTTCGGAGGCAAGGTCGTCCAAGCGGCTCGTATGATGCACGGCAAAACATCGGAAATCTATCATGATGAAAAAACGATCTTTTCCGGGATTCCTTCTCCTTTTACGGCAACCCGGTATCATTCGTTGATTGTTGAGCGGGAATCGCTGCCGGATTGCCTAGAGATCAGCGCGGAAACTTCGGAAGGGGAAATCATGGCTCTTCGCCATAAAACTTACCCGGTAGAAGGGGTTCAATTTCATCCGGAATCGATCATAACGGACTATGGCATACAGATTCTCCGAAATTTTCTTTCTTCAAGCGGCCGTCGTCAGGCCGAAGTATGAAAATTGGGGTTGAACGGAGCTCTCGTTAAGAAAGTGGAAAGCCGTGGTCTCAGTGTATGATCACGGTTTTTTGCATGGAAAAATCCGCAAGGAGATGTGAAAAAGATGGACAAGATATTGGGAAAGCGCCTGCTGCGCATGGGAGAATATGAATGGGAATGGGGTAAACGGACCTGGATTATGGGAATTCTCAATGTGACCCCCGATTCTTTCTCTGATGGCGGACAATATCTTTCGGTTACATCCGCCGTGACCCATGCACGCAGAATGGTTGCGGAAGGAGCCGACATAATAGATGTCGGCGGCGAATCGACAAGGCCCGGATTCTCCGAAGTGTCATTGGAGGAAGAACTGGAGCGGGTCATTCCGGTCATCAAAGCGCTGTCGAGGGAGCTCAGTATCCCCATATCGATTGATTCATATAAAGCGGAGACGGCTCGCAGGGCTGTGGAAGCGGGGGCCCATATCATCAACGATATCTGGGGTTTCAAAAAGGATCCCGATATGGCTGCTGTAGCGGCGAAGCTCGATTGTCCCGTCATTCTGATGCACAACCGGGAGGTCGCAGAGTACGGCGATTTGCTCGGGGAAATCCGGCGGGACCTGCTGGAAAGCGTGGCATTAGCCGTCAAGGCGGGCGTCAGAGAAGAAAATATCATTCTGGACCCGGGAATCGGATTCGGCAAAAATTATGAGCATAATTTGGAGTTAATGAGGCGCCTGAGTGAAATTTCTGATCTGGGTTACCCAGTTCTGCTCGGAACGTCAAGGAAAACCTTTATCCGCAAAACACTGAATCTGCCTGCGGATGATGTGCTGGAGGGGACGGCGGCAACGACCGTCGCCGGGATCATGCAGGGCTGCGACATTGTTCGTGTGCATGATGTCGGCC from the Ferviditalea candida genome contains:
- the folP gene encoding dihydropteroate synthase — translated: MDKILGKRLLRMGEYEWEWGKRTWIMGILNVTPDSFSDGGQYLSVTSAVTHARRMVAEGADIIDVGGESTRPGFSEVSLEEELERVIPVIKALSRELSIPISIDSYKAETARRAVEAGAHIINDIWGFKKDPDMAAVAAKLDCPVILMHNREVAEYGDLLGEIRRDLLESVALAVKAGVREENIILDPGIGFGKNYEHNLELMRRLSEISDLGYPVLLGTSRKTFIRKTLNLPADDVLEGTAATTVAGIMQGCDIVRVHDVGPMKRTARMADAMFRR
- the pabA gene encoding aminodeoxychorismate/anthranilate synthase component II; translated protein: MILVIDNYDSFTYNLVQYLGEIGEEIEVHRNDEIDIAEIERLNPDHILISPGPCTPNEAGISLELIRHFKDKTPILGVCLGHQAIGQAFGGKVVQAARMMHGKTSEIYHDEKTIFSGIPSPFTATRYHSLIVERESLPDCLEISAETSEGEIMALRHKTYPVEGVQFHPESIITDYGIQILRNFLSSSGRRQAEV